The genomic region TCATTAATTAATTCTATTTTATATTTTTGGCCGGCAAACAAAGTTAAAGCTTGGGCTTTGCTTAATTCTTGCCGAATAAAAGGTAAATCTTCGGCCACAATTTTGGCCATTTCGGCCTCGATGGTAGCAAAATCGGCGGTGGTAAAGGTATGTGTGCTGTCAAAATCGTAATAAAAACCATCTTGAGTGGCGGGGCCAATGGCAAATTGCGTATTGCCATACAAGCGTTGCACAGCGCAGGCCATAACATGGGCAGAGCTGTGGCGAAGTATTTGTAAATCCATACCTTATCTCCTATAGTTTTACTATAGCATATTAATAGGTAATAGGGAATAGGGACACGAGCTGCCGGTTGGCTAGGGTCGTGCGGTAAATAAATACCTATAAAGGCGGCTTTGCCGCCAGTTTAAGCTATTACCTGTTAGTTATTACTTAATTAAAAGTCCTGCCTTTATCATTGGTTTTGCTCACAGCCCACCCCTGATGGTTGTTTGCTCGCGTATTCCTTGATGGTCTCCGTGCATAATAACAATTTCAGTTGAATTGCTAAGACCAATTAAATTAAGGTTAGGCAACTGAATATCATTTATAGTTAATCTTTCTAGGTTAGGCAGGCCGCTTATATCTAAATTTGTTAAAGGGTTGCCATCTGCTATATTAAGGTGAGTTAAATGAGGAAGATACCCTATATTTAAACTGGTTAATAAGTTGCGTGCTACAGCAAGTGTGGCTAAATGAGTAAGATTACTTACATCTAAATGAGTTAACTGGTTATCAAATAAGTTGATTACAGTTAAATTGGTGAGGTTATTTACATCGAGGCCGGTAAGACGGGTGCCGGCTATACGAAGATGTGTTAACTGATTATTATTACTTAAATCAAGATGAGTTAAGCCGCTAAGCCTTAGTTCAAGTCTAGTTAAATTAATCAAATTACTTATATCAAGATTTGTGATAGCGCTAAACTCTGCTCGTAAATGAGTTAAATTTATATTATTGCTTAAATTTAAATGAGTTAATTGGCGATTAAAGTCTACATAAAGCGAGGTTAAATTAATGTTATTATCTAAGTTTGTACTTATTAAGTTATTAGATGATACATTAAGGTAAGTTAAATTAACAAGGCCGCTTACATCAAGCTGAGATAGGCGGTAATTACTGTTGGTTACCACCTTAGTTAAGTTAGGGTTATTACCCAAAGTAAGAGTAGTTAAGTCATTAGAGCTTACATTAAGCTCGGTTAAATGGGTAAGGCGGCTAACATCTAGGCTGGTTAAGCGGTTACCTGTTAAATTAAGAGTAGTAAGCCCCGTTAAATATTCAAGGCCAGCGCTATCTCTTATATGGCCGTTAATGGGCTGGCGGCCCACAAAATCGCTGTGGCCAGAATGGTTTAAGGTGTGTATGCGGGCTAGAGCGGCTATTAAAGCTTCTCCCCGTAGTCCGGCATTATGATTCAAGCTTCGGGCCACCACACTGTATAAAATTCTGTCTGGAAATAAGAGGGCTAAATCGGGATTATTAACAGGAGGAAGGGGGATAAGAATACCGCAGCTAACGTTAAATATAATTATAGCGGCTAATAAGTAATAAATTTTTAAAAAATTTCTCATAATATAAAGTTATTAGTTTTAAATATTTATTGAGCCAAAAGTGGGAATTGAACCCACGACCTACGCGTTACGAATGCGTTGCTCTACCCCTAAGCTATTTTGGCAATGAGTATATCATAATATAAATTGAATTTTATGTAAAGGGGTTTTAATTGAAAGATAATACTTTTATCATTAAGAAACGTTTATTAAAATACCCCCCTAAAGGTGCAGGGTAAGCCCTGCTAAATATAAGCCACCGCTTCAATCTCTACGAGACCGCCTTTGGGTAAAGCTCCTACTTGTAAGGCGCTGCGTGCCGGCGGATTGCTGCCAAAAAATTCGGCGTAGATAGTGTTTACGGCGGCAAAGTCGTTAATATCGGCTAAAAAGACGGTGGTTTTAACAACTTTTTCCATGCTGCTGCCGGCAGCCTCGAGCACGGCTTTGAGGTTTTGCAAGGCATAGGTGGTTTGCGCCTCTATGCCTTGCATCAACTCCATTGTGGCGGGGTTAAAGCCCAGCTGGCCGCTGGTATAAACCATATTGTTAATAACGGTGGCCTGTACATAGGCCCCAATGGCTTTGGGGGCTTTATCGGTGTTAATAATTTTCTTTTCCATCTTAATATTATAGCATAGCTGCCGGCAGCCGGCAAGAGCTAAATTTATAAAAACTCCTTAAAAAAGCTCTTGACAAAGAGCTAAAATTTGATTAAAGTAATTAAAGTGCTTGGGGGCATAGCTCAGTTGGTAGAGCGTTTGAATGGCATTCAAAAGGTCAGGAGTTCGATTCTCCTTGTCTCCACTTTTAACAACCGCTATTTTTATCTTTCTCAATAATCTGCTTTAAATTAACTAATAACCTTTACGCAGCAAAATAATTTTGATGGTTTTGAAACCTATTTTAAAATCTAGGGCTATATTAATGGTATCTATATATTGCATATCCAGTTGTACGCGCCGGGCGTAGCTAACATCGTTGCGGCCGCTGGTTTGCCACAAGCCGGTAACACCGGGTTTTATGCTGATAAGTTTACTGTAAAATTCGCCGTATTTAAATTTTTCGTCCTCAACAATCGGGCGCGGCCCCACCACCGACATCTCCCCTTTGAGCACATTAAAAAACTGCGGCAGTTCGTCAAAGCTGGTATTGCGTAAAAAATGGCCTATGCCCTTAATGATACGCGGGTCGTTTTTAAGTTTAAAATATTCGTTATATTCGGCTTTCCGTTCGGGGTTAGCCGCAAGGTATTGGGCTAAATAGCTATCGGCATTAACCACCATCGTCCTAAATTTGTAGCAATTAAATAACTTGCCGTTTTTGCCAATACGCTTGTGTTTAAAAAAAACTTGGCCATCGGGGCTGTTAATTTTAATAAGCACCGCTATAAAAATAAATAAAGGTGCAGTAAATAAGATAAATATGAGCGAAAAGCCAATATCTAATAATCTTTTAATAAAAGTTCGGTATATCATAAATAATGTTTTACTATTGTAACATTAACTAACCAAGCTGGCAAGGGTAAAAACTAAGATTATTTATATAAAAGTAAAAAATATCTTTTTTATATCAATATATTTTAAATGCCATGCGTACCACTTAACTGTAAAAATAAAAAATATCTTTTTGCCAAAGCATAATACCTTAATGTATATATGTTGGTTATTTACAACCCTTACGTTTATAATACAAGCAAGGGAGTTATTAAACTGTCTTTTTACTTATAAAAATAACTTTTTTATTTTAATATTAGGCTGCTAACTTTTATGACGGTTTGTAGTCGATAGGGAAAGTATGAGGGTAAAACAAGGTACACAACTAAGTGATTTGTACTTAGCTAGTAATAATTTACACAAAGCAAACGAAGTAAGCGCTATTTTGGGTTGCCCGGTAAAGCTGCCGGCGCAGCTGGGTTTAAACTTTGCCGTAACCGAAGACGGCGGCAGTTTTATCGCTAACGCTTTAATTAAGGCCAAAGCTTTATACAGTTTAATTAACCGGCCGGTAATTGCCGACGATTCGGGCTTGATAGTAGAGGCTTTACCCGGTGAACTAGGGGTAGAAACGGCCAACTTTGCCGGCGATATAAGCCAGCAGCAAAAAAATAGTTTACTGCTGGATAAAATGCAGGGAGTTAGCAATAGAGCGGCCACTTTTGTTTGTGTGGCAATACTTTATGAAGGTGATAATAATTTTACGCTTGTAAAGCGTGAACTGGCGGGTGAAATAGCCCGGCAAATGCAGGGCGAAGCCGGCTTTGGTTACGATAGTGTATTTTACTTAGCCGAGTACGGCGAAACTTTAGCCCAGCTTGATGAGCAGTTAAAAAATAAATTATCGCACCGGGCGCTGGCTTTTAGCCAATTAAAAAAGATTATTATGGCTTAAAGTAATGTACTTTTGTTAAACTTATGGCAGGTAGATTGTTGCTGCCCACGCTATTAGAGGTTATGCTTAATGTAATTAAAAATTAATTAAATAAGGATGGTTTTAAAAATGAGTAATCCAAGCACACAGTTTCATGAGTTGTTAATTAAAAACATAAAACTGCACCGCAAGCAGCATGCGTACTCGCAAATGAAGTTGGCAGAGTTATGCGCCGTTTCGTCCAACTATATTGGCGAAATCGAAATGGGCCGTAAGTTTCCTTCGGCAGATACAATGGAACGTCTTACCGCTGCCCTAGACCTAAAACCTTACCAGCTTTTTGTGGAAGGCAACGAAACTCCTTCGGAAGAAGAGATTATCGAAAGGTATAATAATCACCTTAAGGCATTAGAGGCTGCCAATTTAAAGGTGGATTTGGACCAAGCTAAGGAATCGTATTATACCAGCCGCATGAACGATGCCAACAACCAAGATAACCAACCAAAGGCGCAGTAAAATTTAATTTAGCTCCCCAAAAATTTATAATTACATTATAAATAATGCTTAGAAGCATGCTTCTAAGCATTAAGAAAGGGGTCTTAAGGGCAGCAAGCGATGACGGCTTAGCTGCCTTTTTTGTTAAGGTTAATAAGCAGCCGCCATAGCGCGAGCAATAACATCGCGGTTAAAAAGCATGGCCGCTACATAACTATTAATAGGGTCGTTACCGCCGCTAATGGCCGAATCCAGCTCGAAAAGTTCGCGGCCGGCTTCACGAGCAATTAGCTGAGCTGCGGCGCTGGGGTAAAAACGTTCGGCAAACAGCACAATATCGGGGTTATCTTTAAGCAAATTGACCAGCTCAATAATCCGGCCGGGACTTATTTCGCTATCTGCCTCGTGTGAGATGGTGTCGATAATCTCAAAGCCGTAGTCGCGGGCAAAATAAGGAAAAGCATCGTGAAAGGTCATTATCCGCCGGCCATAAAAAGGGGCGAAAGTATCGCTTAAAATTAAATGCAGGTGCTCTAAAACGGCATCGTACCTTACGGCGTTAGCTAAATAAATTTCGGCATTGGCGCTATCCAGCCGCAGCAGCTGTTCGGTAATGTTACGCACTTGCAGCCGGGCTAAAGGCACGCTTAGCCAAAAATGTTCGTTTAGCCATAGTTCGTCA from Spirochaetaceae bacterium harbors:
- a CDS encoding RidA family protein; its protein translation is MEKKIINTDKAPKAIGAYVQATVINNMVYTSGQLGFNPATMELMQGIEAQTTYALQNLKAVLEAAGSSMEKVVKTTVFLADINDFAAVNTIYAEFFGSNPPARSALQVGALPKGGLVEIEAVAYI
- a CDS encoding metal ABC transporter substrate-binding protein, translated to MKKLFAFIFALILIACGNRSQHPTIVTTIFPLYVMALNITDGSQWQIVNIAPEGHHHQLTPANLRAIEAASFIISNGIGEPFMERIQQLYPHIPVINAGFGIEAIPYTGTHHHDDDEDDDHDDHADELWLNEHFWLSVPLARLQVRNITEQLLRLDSANAEIYLANAVRYDAVLEHLHLILSDTFAPFYGRRIMTFHDAFPYFARDYGFEIIDTISHEADSEISPGRIIELVNLLKDNPDIVLFAERFYPSAAAQLIAREAGRELFELDSAISGGNDPINSYVAAMLFNRDVIARAMAAAY
- a CDS encoding sugar transferase, which encodes MIYRTFIKRLLDIGFSLIFILFTAPLFIFIAVLIKINSPDGQVFFKHKRIGKNGKLFNCYKFRTMVVNADSYLAQYLAANPERKAEYNEYFKLKNDPRIIKGIGHFLRNTSFDELPQFFNVLKGEMSVVGPRPIVEDEKFKYGEFYSKLISIKPGVTGLWQTSGRNDVSYARRVQLDMQYIDTINIALDFKIGFKTIKIILLRKGY
- a CDS encoding helix-turn-helix transcriptional regulator, encoding MSNPSTQFHELLIKNIKLHRKQHAYSQMKLAELCAVSSNYIGEIEMGRKFPSADTMERLTAALDLKPYQLFVEGNETPSEEEIIERYNNHLKALEAANLKVDLDQAKESYYTSRMNDANNQDNQPKAQ
- the rdgB gene encoding RdgB/HAM1 family non-canonical purine NTP pyrophosphatase; amino-acid sequence: MRVKQGTQLSDLYLASNNLHKANEVSAILGCPVKLPAQLGLNFAVTEDGGSFIANALIKAKALYSLINRPVIADDSGLIVEALPGELGVETANFAGDISQQQKNSLLLDKMQGVSNRAATFVCVAILYEGDNNFTLVKRELAGEIARQMQGEAGFGYDSVFYLAEYGETLAQLDEQLKNKLSHRALAFSQLKKIIMA